One Nostoc punctiforme PCC 73102 DNA window includes the following coding sequences:
- a CDS encoding family 2 encapsulin nanocompartment cargo protein terpene cyclase, translated as MQPFELPEFYMPWPARLNPNLEAARSHSKAWAYQMGILGSKEEAESSVIWDERTFDAHDYALLCSYTHPDAPGTELDLVTDWYVWVFFFDDHFLEIYKRTQDMAGAKEYLGRLPMFMPIYPTETPPVPTNPVECGLADLWSRTAFTKSVDWRLRFFESTKNLLEESLWELANINQDRVANPIEYIEMRRKVGGAPWSADLVEHAVFIEIPADIASTRPMRVLKDTFADGVHLRNDLFSYQREVEDEGENANCVLVLERFLNVSTQEAANLTNELLTSRLYQFDNTAVTELPPLFEEYGLDPVARVNVLLYIKGLQDWQSGGHEWHMRSSRYMNKGGDNSPTSTVLGGPTGLGTSAARIESLYAALGLGRIKSFTHVPYQPVGPVTLPKFYMPFTTSLNPHLNAARKHSKEWARQMGMLESLPGIPDAVIWDDHKFDVADVALCGALIHPNGSGLELNLTACWLVWGTYADDYFPALYGNNRNMAGAKVFNARLSAFMPLDDSTPSEVPTNPVEAGLADIWSRTAGPMSANARTQFRRAIQDMTDSWVWELANQIQNRIPDPIDYVEMRRKTFGSDLTMSLSRLAQGSEIPQEIYRTRTMRSLDNSAADFACLTNDIFSYQKEIEFEGEIHNCVLVVQNFLNCDLPQAVEVVNNLMTSRALQFQLIVATELPVLFDDFDLDASTREKLLGYVKKLEQWMCGVLKWHITVDRYKEFELRNSLAGRLLSGPRGLGTSARRIGSLIGQGSLKSLLGQ; from the coding sequence ATGCAACCCTTTGAACTGCCAGAATTTTACATGCCTTGGCCCGCGCGGCTGAATCCAAACCTGGAAGCGGCGCGATCGCATTCCAAAGCCTGGGCTTACCAGATGGGGATACTTGGCTCAAAAGAGGAAGCGGAAAGCTCGGTTATCTGGGACGAGCGCACATTCGATGCTCACGACTACGCCTTGCTTTGCTCGTATACCCATCCAGATGCACCAGGAACGGAGCTTGACCTAGTGACCGACTGGTATGTTTGGGTGTTCTTCTTCGACGATCACTTCCTTGAAATCTATAAGCGTACCCAAGACATGGCTGGGGCGAAGGAGTATCTCGGCAGATTACCAATGTTCATGCCAATTTACCCCACTGAAACCCCCCCAGTACCTACCAACCCCGTGGAGTGCGGCTTGGCCGACCTGTGGTCTCGCACCGCATTTACTAAATCTGTGGACTGGCGACTTCGATTCTTCGAGAGTACCAAGAACCTCCTGGAAGAGTCTCTGTGGGAACTCGCCAATATCAACCAGGATCGAGTCGCTAACCCCATCGAATACATCGAAATGCGCCGCAAGGTTGGTGGCGCTCCGTGGTCAGCGGATCTCGTCGAACACGCCGTGTTTATAGAGATTCCGGCTGACATTGCCTCGACTCGGCCAATGCGTGTGCTAAAAGACACGTTTGCCGATGGAGTGCATTTACGCAACGACCTCTTCTCCTACCAGAGAGAAGTGGAAGATGAAGGCGAAAATGCCAACTGTGTGTTGGTCTTGGAGCGCTTCTTAAATGTGAGTACCCAGGAGGCAGCTAACCTCACCAACGAACTGCTGACCTCGCGGTTATACCAGTTTGATAACACTGCCGTCACCGAGTTGCCCCCCCTCTTTGAGGAGTATGGACTAGACCCAGTGGCTCGTGTGAACGTTCTCCTTTATATCAAAGGACTTCAGGACTGGCAGTCGGGCGGTCACGAGTGGCACATGCGATCAAGCCGTTACATGAACAAGGGAGGAGACAATTCTCCAACATCTACGGTTCTGGGAGGACCCACAGGGCTAGGCACATCGGCTGCGCGGATTGAATCGTTATATGCGGCCTTGGGTTTAGGAAGAATTAAAAGCTTCACTCACGTTCCATACCAGCCTGTGGGACCAGTGACCCTGCCGAAGTTTTACATGCCGTTCACTACAAGTTTGAATCCTCATCTCAATGCCGCACGGAAGCATTCTAAGGAATGGGCGCGCCAGATGGGGATGCTGGAATCACTACCTGGGATTCCTGATGCCGTCATCTGGGATGACCACAAGTTTGATGTTGCCGACGTAGCTCTCTGCGGTGCGTTGATCCATCCGAATGGGTCTGGTCTTGAACTGAATCTGACAGCGTGCTGGCTTGTTTGGGGAACCTATGCCGACGATTACTTCCCGGCGCTCTACGGGAATAACCGCAACATGGCTGGTGCGAAAGTATTCAACGCTCGACTGTCGGCGTTCATGCCTCTGGATGACTCCACCCCCAGCGAGGTTCCGACCAATCCAGTGGAAGCGGGCTTGGCAGATATTTGGTCTCGCACAGCTGGTCCCATGTCTGCCAACGCACGGACTCAGTTCCGCCGCGCAATCCAGGATATGACTGACAGTTGGGTGTGGGAACTCGCCAACCAGATCCAAAATCGAATTCCTGACCCGATAGATTATGTTGAGATGCGCCGTAAGACCTTTGGCTCGGATCTGACCATGAGCCTGTCGCGACTAGCTCAGGGGAGCGAGATCCCGCAGGAGATTTACCGCACCCGAACGATGCGATCGCTCGATAATTCGGCCGCCGACTTCGCCTGTTTAACCAACGATATCTTTTCCTATCAGAAAGAAATCGAATTCGAGGGCGAAATCCATAACTGTGTGCTGGTCGTTCAGAATTTCCTCAACTGCGATTTGCCGCAGGCCGTCGAAGTTGTCAACAACCTGATGACCTCTAGGGCGCTCCAGTTTCAACTCATCGTCGCCACCGAACTGCCAGTTCTTTTCGATGATTTCGACCTGGATGCAAGTACCCGCGAGAAACTGCTCGGATACGTCAAGAAACTAGAGCAGTGGATGTGCGGCGTCCTCAAGTGGCATATAACGGTAGACCGCTATAAGGAATTTGAATTGCGTAATTCGTTAGCAGGGCGGCTACTTAGCGGTCCCAGAGGGCTGGGTACTTCAGCTAGGCGTATTGGATCGTTGATCGGTCAGGGGAGTCTCAAGTCATTACTCGGTCAATGA
- a CDS encoding DUF4231 domain-containing protein, whose protein sequence is MIDDYKKIRGVSRNLYYSLQIAVILSGVTPILVLVDKLEAGQAWLKWLPVLCPAIASIVASIVISFPFQKNSLAANTAVELLEAEQEKFILGVTPPYRCYDISDETQQQQKTSQALEYFIVQVNNIHLNQLQQTSDRKSEKTESISSSNELNKAGAEVTK, encoded by the coding sequence TTGATTGATGATTATAAAAAAATTAGGGGTGTATCAAGGAACCTTTACTATAGTTTGCAAATTGCGGTGATTTTATCAGGAGTCACACCAATTTTAGTTCTGGTAGACAAATTAGAAGCAGGACAAGCTTGGCTCAAATGGCTACCTGTACTCTGCCCAGCTATTGCTTCTATAGTTGCCAGTATAGTTATCTCTTTTCCTTTTCAGAAGAATTCACTTGCTGCTAACACAGCAGTTGAATTATTAGAAGCTGAACAAGAAAAATTTATATTGGGTGTGACTCCACCTTATCGCTGCTATGATATATCTGACGAAACGCAACAGCAACAAAAGACAAGTCAAGCATTAGAATACTTTATTGTTCAAGTGAACAATATTCATCTCAACCAATTGCAACAAACGAGTGACAGGAAATCAGAGAAGACAGAATCTATTTCTTCATCTAATGAGTTAAACAAAGCAGGAGCAGAGGTAACGAAGTAG